In Pseudobacter ginsenosidimutans, the following are encoded in one genomic region:
- a CDS encoding type II toxin-antitoxin system RelE/ParE family toxin: MVVLWSQSAKNALRQAFEYIATDSPQAAQAVINEIVDATLILVQHPERHHLDKFKKNNDGSWRAFELHRYRISYKVTEKNIRIVRMRHTSRNPLDY, encoded by the coding sequence ATGGTAGTGTTATGGAGCCAAAGCGCTAAAAACGCACTTCGGCAAGCTTTTGAATATATAGCTACAGATTCCCCCCAGGCCGCACAGGCAGTAATTAATGAGATCGTCGACGCAACGCTCATTTTGGTTCAGCACCCTGAACGACATCATCTCGATAAATTCAAAAAGAACAATGATGGTAGCTGGCGGGCTTTTGAACTCCATCGATACCGAATTTCTTATAAAGTAACAGAAAAGAACATCCGGATTGTACGTATGAGGCACACTAGCAGGAACCCATTGGACTATTAA